The Henckelia pumila isolate YLH828 unplaced genomic scaffold, ASM3356847v2 CTG_461:::fragment_3, whole genome shotgun sequence genome window below encodes:
- the LOC140871966 gene encoding uncharacterized protein: protein MYRLCDPRRATERLILEFWRNDMWKDAEDDVDRMTITLLEEEDHRLQTTQRNARSRNSRRYVNPDREDMHSHFVKDYFSENPTFHAKIFRRRFRIRRELLVRIFDVLTNHSDYFRWKRDAVGSRYDINVLNESLLSNAVLQGNTPNIYEIFLEWFAFVKSFPFLKDSKRNKFKERQECARKDVERAFGVLQARWAIVRGPARSYYKNDLRNIMYTCIILHNMIIEDEGDESVNWSDEDSPPPARIVMGSTQEFRDYLQNYSELRDRELTSPTSSRLG from the exons ATGTATCGGTTGTGTGATCCACGTCGTGCTACAGAACGTCTCATTCTTGAGTTTTGGCGAAATGATATGTGGAAAGATGCGGAAGATGATGTAGATCGAATGACGATTACGCTGCTTGAAGAAGAAGATCATAGACTTCAAACAACCCAAAGGAATGCACGATCTAGAAATTCAAGGAGATATGTGAATCCGGATCGCGAGGACATGCATTCTCACTTTGTCAAAGATTATTTCTCCGAAAATCCTACATTCCACGCTAAAATATTCCGGAGGCGATTTCGAATACGTAGAGAGTTACTCGTTCGGATATTCGATGTTCTTACAAATCATTCGGACTACTTTCGATGGAAGAGAGACGCTGTAG GATCGCGTTATGATATAAATGTTCTTAACGAATCACTGTTATCCAACGCCGTCCTACAAGGAAATACACCAAAT ATATATGAAATCTTTCTAGAATGGTTTGCTTTCGTCAAGAGCTTTCCATTCCTCAAGGATTCTAAGAGGAATAAATTCAAGGAGAGACAAGAGTGTGCAAGAAAGGACGTTGAGCGAGCATTTGGAGTGCTCCAAGCTCGTTGGGCAATAGTTAGAGGTCCTGCACGATCTTATTACAAGAATGATTTGAGGAATATCATGTACACATGTATTATTTTGCACAATATGATTATTGAGGACGAGGGAGATGAATCAGTCAACTGGTCGGATGAAGACTCTCCTCCACCAGCACGAATTGTCATGGGATCTACCCAAGAATTCCGAGATTACCTCCAGAATTATAGCGAGCTACGTGACAGAGAGCTTACATCACCAACTTCGAGCCGACTTGGTTGA
- the LOC140871565 gene encoding carbonic anhydrase 2-like isoform X1, producing MAGRLRRCMMLCCTKNPVKEEMAKDTFEEAIAGLQKLLSEKGELEGVAAAKVRQLTAELEGGSAVKHSHPDERLRAGFHHFKKEKYERNPELYGELAKGQSPKFLVFACSDSRVCPSHILNFQPGEAFIVRNIANMVPPFDKTKYSGMGAAIEYAVVHLKVENILVIGHSCCGGIKGLMSIPDDGTTQSDFIEEWVAICKHAKSKVKTEWKDLDITEQCTQLEKEAVNVSLANLLTYPYVNEGVVKKTVSLKGAHYDFVKGSFEFWNLES from the exons ATGGCTGGAAGATTGAGGAGATGCATGATGCTGTGCTGCACCAAGAATCCTGTG AAAGAGGAAATGGCAAAGGACACATTCGAGGAAGCCATTGCAGGCCTGCAGAAGCTTCTCAG TGAGAAAGGTGAGCTGGAGGGGGTGGCGGCCGCAAAGGTGAGGCAGCTGACGGCGGAGTTGGAGGGTGGCTCAGCCGTGAAACACTCTCACCCGGATGAGAGGTTACGGGCCGGGTTCCATCATTTCAAGAAAGAGAAATACGA GAGGAATCCTGAGCTGTATGGAGAGCTTGCGAAAGGGCAAAGCCCCAag TTCTTGGTATTTGCCTGCTCTGACTCGAGAGTGTGCCCTTCCCACATCCTCAACTTCCAACCAGGGGAGGCCTTTATTGTACGAAACATTGCTaacatggtcccaccatttgaCAAG ACGAAGTATTCTGGAATGGGAGCGGCCATTGAATATGCAGTGGTGCACCTAAAG GTGGAGAATATTTTGGTAATTGGACATAGCTGTTGTGGCGGGATAAAGGGGCTTATGTCCATTCCTGATGATGGAACTACTCAAAG TGATTTTATAGAAGAGTGGGTGGCCATTTGCAAGCACGCCAAGTCCAAAGTGAAAACAGAATGGAAAGATTTGGATATCACTGAACAGTGCACACAGCTTGAGAAG GAGGCGGTGAATGTTTCTCTAGCGAACCTGCTAACCTATCCATACGTAAATGAAGGTGTGGTGAAGAAAACCGTGTCCTTGAAGGGAGCACACTATGATTTCGTGAAAGGTTCATTTGAGTTCTGGAATCTCGAGTCTTGA
- the LOC140871565 gene encoding carbonic anhydrase 2-like isoform X2 gives MAKDTFEEAIAGLQKLLSEKGELEGVAAAKVRQLTAELEGGSAVKHSHPDERLRAGFHHFKKEKYERNPELYGELAKGQSPKFLVFACSDSRVCPSHILNFQPGEAFIVRNIANMVPPFDKTKYSGMGAAIEYAVVHLKVENILVIGHSCCGGIKGLMSIPDDGTTQSDFIEEWVAICKHAKSKVKTEWKDLDITEQCTQLEKEAVNVSLANLLTYPYVNEGVVKKTVSLKGAHYDFVKGSFEFWNLES, from the exons ATGGCAAAGGACACATTCGAGGAAGCCATTGCAGGCCTGCAGAAGCTTCTCAG TGAGAAAGGTGAGCTGGAGGGGGTGGCGGCCGCAAAGGTGAGGCAGCTGACGGCGGAGTTGGAGGGTGGCTCAGCCGTGAAACACTCTCACCCGGATGAGAGGTTACGGGCCGGGTTCCATCATTTCAAGAAAGAGAAATACGA GAGGAATCCTGAGCTGTATGGAGAGCTTGCGAAAGGGCAAAGCCCCAag TTCTTGGTATTTGCCTGCTCTGACTCGAGAGTGTGCCCTTCCCACATCCTCAACTTCCAACCAGGGGAGGCCTTTATTGTACGAAACATTGCTaacatggtcccaccatttgaCAAG ACGAAGTATTCTGGAATGGGAGCGGCCATTGAATATGCAGTGGTGCACCTAAAG GTGGAGAATATTTTGGTAATTGGACATAGCTGTTGTGGCGGGATAAAGGGGCTTATGTCCATTCCTGATGATGGAACTACTCAAAG TGATTTTATAGAAGAGTGGGTGGCCATTTGCAAGCACGCCAAGTCCAAAGTGAAAACAGAATGGAAAGATTTGGATATCACTGAACAGTGCACACAGCTTGAGAAG GAGGCGGTGAATGTTTCTCTAGCGAACCTGCTAACCTATCCATACGTAAATGAAGGTGTGGTGAAGAAAACCGTGTCCTTGAAGGGAGCACACTATGATTTCGTGAAAGGTTCATTTGAGTTCTGGAATCTCGAGTCTTGA